The Pseudomonas sp. FP2309 genomic sequence CAGGTCGTTGACGCTGCCGGCGGCGTTCGGGGTGATGCCGATCAAGCCGCCACCCGCCGGGGAGAAGGTCTTGCTCCACGACGCATAGAACGAGTGATGTTCCAGCGGCGTCCAGACCAGGCCGAAGCGCGGGCTGGTGCTGTGGCTCTTAACGTCTTGCCGGGTGTTGAGCACCTTGTTGGTGGTGTCCACTTCGAAGCGGTCGTAACGCAGGCCGGCCAGCACTTGCCACTGGTCATTCAGGCGCAGTTGGTCTTGTACATAGACCGCGCGGCTGTCGACTTCGGTGTGGTTATTGCTCGATACGCTCATCGGTCCGGTGTGGCTCAGGTTCCGGTTCGGCTGGTTGAGGTCCAGGCTCGGCACGGCCTGGCCGCCGCGGTTGGCGGGGGTGACGGGGGTGGCGGTGTAGAGCTTGGGATCGCGGCGCTGGTTACCCAGCTCAAGCCCGGTGAGCAGGCGGTGCTCCAGGCCGAAGGTCGTGAGGCCACCTTCGAGTTCGACGTTGTTGAAGACGTTGAGCGTGGTCAGGTCTTGCTGCCAGCGTTGGCGCGTGACGCGGTTGGTCGCAGGCGTGTAGGCGGTCACGTAGGTGTTGTCGAAATCGCTGTCGAGTTTGAACACACCGAGGGTCTGGCGCAGTTGCCAGTTGTCGTTGAGTTCATAGGCCAGCTTGGAGCGCAGCGACTGGGTTTTGTCGTCGATGTAGTCGCGGCTGTCACCGTAGGTGGTGCTGCGGCTCACGTCGGCCGGGCGACCGTTGACGCCAGGGATACCACGGTCGGGCGCGCGGTTGTAGCGGCTGTATTCGTATTGCATCAGCCAGTTGAGGTCCGGGGTGAGCTGCCAGCTCATGGACGGCGCAAACAGTTGGCGACTGCCACTGACGTCATCGCGGAAACTGTTGTTGTCCTGGTTGCCCATGTTCAGGCGCAGGCTGATGTTATCGGTGGGGTCAGTGCTCAAGTCGGCATACAAGCTGCGCAAATCGTTGCTGCCACCCTGGGCTTCAATGCTCGACGCGCGCCCGGCCGTCGGTAGTTTGCTCACGCGGTTGACGATACCTCCCTGACCGCCTCGCCCGTACAGCACCGCTGCCGGCCCTTTGAGCACTTCGATGCGCTCGATGTTATGCAGGTCCCGCACGTACTGGCTGTCGTCGCGAATGCCGTCCAGGTAAAAGTCGTTGCTCGCGTCAAAACCCCGGATGCGCAAACTGTCGAAGCGGGTGTCGGCGCCACTGCTCACGTTAGGAATACCGCGTAAGGCCTGGCCCAGGTCATTGATGCCATAGGCGCGCAGGCTTTCGGTCTTCACCGAGTCGATCGCCTGGGGCACGTAGCGCACCGGGGTGGCGGTGCGCGTCGCCGTGCTGGTTTGCTTGACGCGTGGGTCGTCTTCATCAGCCTCGGCGCTGATCGAGGTTTCAGGCAACGTGGTCGCCGCACAGGCAAAACCGGCAGACAGCAAAACAGAAAGCCCAAGGGTCGTGGGCGTCAGGCGAGGGGCAGACATGGAGGAATGTATCCAGATGGTTTAGAAGGAAAACAGCGCGTTAATGGTAATGCTTTGCATTTGCGCGCGTTATCTATTACCAAACGTATCGGCTTTGGAATATGTTGCTAAATGTGTTTTTTGTCGCTGGATGACAAGAATTTTTGTCGTTTTTAGGACGTCTGTAAGCCATTGCTTAGAATCAAATCGCCTAAATACAGACGATTCACGAAATTGACACATAGTTCAGCGCGCGACTAGGATTGCGCCCAACGCCTGTGGCTAACCGCCATAACTCATCCAATAAAAAAAGGCCCGCGGCATGTTAAGTCGTCCGCGGGCCTTTTTTTTTGGAATAAGCCGATACCTAAAAGCGACACGGAGCCTGGTGTCACAGCGCGTACTCAACCAGGAATAAGGAATACAAGAAAATGTTGAAGCAACGGATGAGTCTGATCGCTCTGGGGATTTTGAGCGCATCGACAGCCATGGCAAACGACCAGGAGCAATCCAAGGGTTTCGTTGAAGACAGCCACCTGAACATCGCTGCACGTAACGCCTATATCAGCCGCGACTACAAAAACGGCAAACAAGACAAAGCCGAATGGGGTCAGGGCTTCATCGGCAAGTTCGAATCCGGCTTCACCCAGGGCACCGTGGGTGTGGGTGTGGACGTGATCGGTCAATATGCTATTCGTCTGGACGGTGGCCAAGGCCGTGCCGGCGCGGGCGGTATCGACTTCTTCAAGCAGGGTAATGGCACCACCAACCCTGACGGCACGGCAAACCCTGGCTCGGCACCTCACGACCTGGCCAAAGGCGGCGCAGCTGTTAAGTTCCGCGTCTCCAACACCGTGCTCAAGTACGGCGACCAGTTCCCTAACGTACCGGTCCTGGCCTACGACAACTCTCGTCTGCTGTCCGAAACGTTCACCGGTACCTCGATCGTCTCCAAAGAGATCGCCGGCCTGCAACTGGACGCCGGTCACTTCACCAAGGAAGCTCGCAAGAGCGCCGAAGGTACCGACAGCGGCCGTCTGAAAAGCATCGATTACGTGGGTGGTAGCTACAAGTTCACCGAAAGCCTGTCCGCCGCGCTGTACGCCTCCGACATGGAAGACGTGCTGAAAAAGCAATACGTCAACGTCAACTACGTGCTGGCCCTGCCAGAGAAGCAATCGCTGACCTTTGACTTCAACGGCTACAAAACCAAGCTCGACAAGCGCTTCGCCCTGGAAAACCAAGGCAGCGAAGACGCCCGCGACAACAAGATCTGGAGCCTGGGCGCCACGTGGGCCGTTGGTCCGCACAGCTTCACCGTCGCTCACCAGCGCAGCACCGGCGACACCGGCTACCTGTACGGCGGCTACCGCAACGCCGGCGGCATCGGCGACGGCGGCAACACCATCCTGCTGGCCAACTCCTACTGGTCCGACTTCAACGGCAAGGACGAGCGCTCCTGGCAGGCGGGTTATGGCCTGGACTTCAGCACCTTCGGCGTGCCTGGCCTGACCTACAACGTCGCCTACGTGCGCGGCACCAACATTGACGACGGTTCCAACCGTGGCAATGGCACCGAGCGCGAAATCTTCAACCAGTTCAAATACGTCGTTCAGAGCGGCCCGGCCAAAGACCTGAGCCTGCGTGCACGTGCGTCCTGGCTGCGGGTTTCCAGCAACGCCGACAAGTACAACGTGGGCGGAAACGAACTGCGTCTGTTCGCCGACTACCCGATCAACGTTTTCTGATTGATCGCAGGTCGCGCCTGATGCCAGGCGATAAAAAACCCCGACTGGTTCGGGGTTTTTTTATGACCGCCAATCAGCCCTCGCGGTGCTGCAGAATTTTGCGGGCCTGGAACGCGTTAACGTAGTCGGTCATCAGCATCAGTCCCTCATACGGCTGGATTTTTTTGTCGGCGACGCACAACTGCGCCATCTGCAACAGCACTTGGCGTTTCTTCTTATTGACCCTGGCGCCCGGCACGCCAAATGCGGTTTTGCGCAACACGGGCAAAGGGGCCTCAGGGGTCAGCTCCACCGTCACCCAGACGCCTTGCATAAACTGCAGCGTGACATTGTCGATGTGCTCAATGGGCAACGGCTGCGCCAAGTTGGCGAACACAAAATGTTCCGGTGTCAGGCGCAACGCGATCTGTGGCGCGCGTTTGAAGCGACGCACCCCCAGCCAGAGAAAGATCAGCGCGATACCAGCAATCGCCGCACCGGCGCCGATGGCGGATAACGGCGTGCCTTTCATGCGCTCCGGCGCGAGCCAGGGTTGGGCCATGACCCACAGCCCCAGCAGCACGAAGGGAATCGACAGCAGCGCCATCAGCACGGCGCGTCGGCGGCCGCCTTCGTGAAACGCCTGCTCGCCCTGGGCCGATACGGCCATGGTCTCCAGCAGATGGGTGTGCGCAGTGTTTTCGGACACCGCCACGTCGATCAAGGCGCGAGACAACTGCTCGCGCAGTGCCTGCGGTGTGCGGAAGCAGGCATCGATGTGCGTGTTCGCCGCGTCGGCATCCACCGTGCGGGTGGCGCTGCGCAGGGCATCCTCCAGCGGCACGTTCAGCGCGCGCAGACGTTCGTCATTGGACGGGTGGGAATCGGTCGGGTGCGCTTGATGACTCTCCAGCGCTTCGGGCGGCAGTTGCAACTCACGTGTGCACACCGTGGCGAGTACCGCGGCGGGCAGGTCCGTCGCCGTGGCGGCGTCACACAGCGCCAGCAGTGAGTCCTCGATGTGTGGGTGCAATACGGACACCCGCAACAACGCCGATGCCGCGGCGGCATGGCCAGCCAACCGCGCGCCGGCGGCATCCGCCAGCAATTCGCGCTCACGGCTCCAGTGGTTTACCGCGTGATCAAAGCGCTGCATGAAAAACACACCGAACATGAACAACGGCCGCATCAACTGCCCCTGAATAAAGCCGCTGCTCAGCGAGGTATCCAGCAGCGCCCCAAGGCTGCAATTGACCCCCTCGTAGATCGGCAAAAAGCGCAGGCTGTAGTCGGTGTCCTGCCCAGCAAAGTGCGCCAGTTCATGGCCGATCACTGCGTCGATTTCCTCACGGCTCAACAGGCCCAGGTACAGCAGCGGCACATGCAAGGTGCGTCCGTGCAGCAGCGTGTTCGCCGGTTGCACAATGGCTTCGCTGGAGGTCACGTAAAAACCTTGGGCCAGGCTCACCACGATATGCTCCGGAGGCAGCGCACCGAGCGAGCCCGCCAACGCATTCACCTGGCGCCACAACCCCGGCGCCTGCTCGGGCGTCACCACTTCACCGAACAACTCCAGCGGTTCGGGCGTGAACAGACGCAGCATCGGGCGCAGCTGTTTAAGCAACTGCCAGATCGAATACAGACAAAATGCGGCGATCACCCACAGCACCGCCATCAACTTGATTTCGCCGCTGGCCAGCCGGCCGATATGCCACATCGCCAAGCCTTCAAAACCCAGCGCCAACGCGACCGCCGCCGCCATCGCCACGCCATGGCTCACCAGCACATAGGGCAACAAACGGCTGCCCTGGGAAAACACCTGTAACAACATCTCTCGCGACTGCAGCGCCCGCCACGCCGCCCAGTACGTGCCGGCCAACGCCGCCACACCGATGAACGCCGCCAACAGCCCCAGACCGATCACCCATGGCGCCAGGGCTCGCATTGCACGGTTCACGTGGTGAGCGGTGGGCAGTTCGGCCTCGATTACTACCAGCCGGCTGAGCGCCAGATAGACGCTGATTTTTTCATCGACCAGTTGCACCTCAGCCGCCGGGTCCTTTGCCGCCAGTGCTTGGAGTCGCTGTTTAGCGATATCCACAGTGATGTGGTAATCGATCATCGCGGTGGTGGATTCGGCAGCCCGCTGCCGCTCCCAGACGCCGAGAGTGGCCAACAGCAGGGGGAAAATTACCAGCAGGCAGATCAGTTTCAGGGCGTTCATGGAAGTCCGTTCGCGACGCGGGGGTGTTGGTTATACCGAAAACGTCCGGGGCGCGGCAGCCCATTTTCTGATGCGCGGGTTCTGCGCTGGGGCGTTCCTATGCACATTGGGCAGGCTTTTAACCCCCACATTCAAAGCGCAATACCCCGATCTCGACCGACTCAAAACTTATGCCGGCCGCGACGTAAAAACCAAACGAACCGCAAGCAACACAAAGACAAATGCCAGGCTGCGCGATTGCCACTTCGCGGACTCGCCTTTGTGGGACGCGTAAACCCGGATCATTCCCCCGATCAGGCCCAGCGCAACGTGGAAGATCGACGCGATCAGTGTCAACACCAGCCCCAGCGTCACGATTTGCCGTGCGACCGCAGAACTGCCCGGAACGACGAACTGCGGCAAAAACACCATGAAAAACAGCAGCGCTTTCGGGTTGAGTAAAGAGTTCAGCATCGCGCGCATGAACACTGACATGAGCGAGGCCTGGATGGCGGCGTTCAGTGGAAGTCCGCTACGCACCCGAATGGCCTTCCACGCCATCCACAGCAGATAGAACGCGCCGGCCCAGCGGATCAGATCGAACGACGGTGGCCACTGCGCGATTGCGGCTGCGAGACCGGCAGCGGTGAGCGCGGTCAATACGAGGTCAGCGGCGCCAATGCCCAATGCAGCAACGACGCCGCCACGCCAGCCGTAGCTCGCTCCGTGCGCAATCACGAAGGCCATGTTGGGGCCGGGGGACATCAGCAACAGCAACACCGCCCCGGCAAACAGCAGGAGTGTCGACGGCTCTATCATGTGGGCTCCAGATCGCCGCGATAGACGATGTGAAGCTTGTTGCCATCAGGGTCTCGCAGGTAGGCACCGTAGTAGCCCTCGCCATACCAGGGCCGCTCGCCCGGGCTGCCTTCATCAGTGCCACCCTTCTCGATCCCTGCCGTGTAGGCCGCGCGTACGACGTCGGGCGTTTGAGCATGAAACGCGAGCATGCTGCCATTGCCCGGCGTGGCCGCAAGGCCATTACGCGGTAAGTAGACATAGAATCTGGGCAGCGTGCGCACCGGATGGACCCAGCAAGCCGAGGCGGGGCCTCCATCCGGGGTCACCGCGCGGCGGATCAGCCCGAGTGGCGCAAGCACGGCGTCATAAAAAACCGATGCTCTTTCAAGGTCGGCGCATCCCACAGTAACGTGACTGAACATATCTCAATCGATTCAACGCCACTGGAGCTGTTACCTCCTGCGCGCCGAACTCGCCTCCTTGCTTTGTGTGGGATCGGAGCCTACGCTCGCCACTTGATACACACAAAGAATTGTTCTAGATACATTCAATGACGATGCCACGGTACAAAACCATAGCTGACCAGGTCGCGGAAAATATTCGCAACGGACGTTTGCGCCCCGGAACCCAACTCCCGACGGTACGCACATTGATGCGCGAGCATGGCATTGCGCTTGCGACCGCCGCTCGCGTCTACCGAACGTTGGAATCAATGGGCCTGGTGGTCGGTGAAATGGGGCGTGGCACCTTCGTGCGCGACACCTCTCTTCCACGCGATCTCGGTCTGCAACCGGCATACGGAGCTGGATTAATTGACCTGACCTTCAATAACCCAGCGGTTCCCGGGCAGGCAGAGATGCTGAGGCAGGCACTGCGCAACCTCGCATCCTCGGGCGATCTGGACGCCTTGCTGCATAACGCACCCCATGGCGGGCGTCCGCATGAACGAGAAACTGCTGCGAAACACCTTCGCAACCGTGGCATTCGAGTCCCTGGATCGCAGGTGTTGATCGTCAATGGCGCGCAACAAGGGCTGGCGATGGCGATGATGGCGCTGCTCAAACCGGGCGAGGTGCTCGCGGTCGACGCGCTCACCTACCCGGGCATTAAAGCGCTAGCCGTGGCCCACTGTATTGAGCTTTTGCCCATCCCTTTGGCTGATGGCACGACCAACCTGGACGCGCTCGCGGCCAGTTGCAAGCAGCGTCCGGTACGCGCGTTTTATACGATGCCCTCCCTGCACAACCCCCTGGGATCAATCATGCCGGCCGCAGACCGTAAGCGTTTGATCGCGCTGGCCGAGGAACACGATTTTGCGCTCATCGAGGACGGCGCCTATGCGTTCCTGGCCGAGCCGGCACCCAAGCCATTGTTCACGCTCGCACCGCATCGCACGATCTACGTTTCCGGCCTCTCGAAAAGCGTCGCCTCGGGCTTGCGAATCGGATTTATCGCAGCGCCCCTGTCGCTTATCCCCGCGCTTGAGCAGGCCGTGCGAGCCTCCACATGGAGCTCGCCATCGATCACAGTCGAACTGGCGTGTCGCTGGATCGAAGAAGGCGTGGTGGATGACCTGGAAGAATTGAAACGCAAAGACGCCGCGAATCGCCAACGAATCGCCCGCCGCATTTTCGGCGGCATCAACCTGGTAGGGCATCCAAACGCCTACTTCCTTTGGCTGCCATTGCCCGAAGACATACGCGCCGAAAGCGTTGCTGCTGCATTGCGGCGCGACAACATTATGGTGACGACAGCAGAGCCCTTTTCCGCAGCATCGAATGTGCCTAACGCGCTGCGCGTTGCGCTGGGGTCCATACCTGTTGAAACGCTCAAACTCGCGCTGACAAAAGTGAGAGTTGCCTGCGGCTATTAAGTTTGAATGCCTGTTGCTGAGCGGTTGGTCTTGAGATCGTTATTGCGAGCAGGTGTGGTGCGTACAGTGAATCGCCCCGGATTCTTTAGACACTGAGCGGCACGGGTTTGAGCTTCCGGCAGCAGGAAATTACAACCGCGGTTATCAGGCGAATCTTTCTCGGTTGGGTGCGCTCTCGCCCGTGGAGGCTGCTCAGATCGTACGTTTCCATCAGTTCGCAGACAGCGTTCGAGCTGATGTTACAACCGGTGGTGTCTTGGCTGCAGGGTGTGTCGATCACGCATCGTATGGAGAAACCGCCGGAATCCGCCGCAGCGTAGAACGACAATTCCCCGAACTCACTGGCGGCTATCACCTGCCACGCTTTGCCCGGGTTGTCGCCGTGGCCGACGCCCCTGCCGGCGCCGGTATTTGTGACGACTTCCGGCCGCGCTATGCGGTCGACATCGAGGTCATGGGACCAGATGGCGAGCCAGACACCAAGCTGCCGATCCTGGCCGGCGTGCCGTTGCCGCTGCCTACTGGCGGCGAAGAGATGGGTATCTATGCGTTCCCCGAGGAAGGCACCCAAGTTGTGGTGTGCTTTGCCTACGGTCTGCCGAATAAGCCATATATCCAAGCCATTTTGCCGCATGGCCTGAGCATGCCCAGAGTGCCGAAGGGGGATCAGGTGTGGCAGCACAGTGAGGCCTGCCAGCAGCGCGTCGACGCCGATGGCAATTGGCTGCGCCAAACGGACGGCAAGATTCTGGATAAGGCGATCGAGCGGGAAGTGGAGGCGATGGGCAACACTGAGCGGTACCAGAGCCATAACAGGACCGTGGACGACCACTCAACAGAGTCGGTGGGCGGCATCAAGACGCTTGAGGCCTTGGGCGCGCTCAAACTGCTGTCGGGCGGATCTGCAAGTCTGGCGGCGGTGGATGATCTACACCAAGCGACTGGGCGGGACTTGAACCTGGTGGTGGCGCAGAAGCACAACTCCACGGTGGGTGGCGACATGGAGGAAAGGATTCAGGGGCTGCGTAAGAGTGTGGCGTCGGTTAGTCAGCGTCTAATCGCGCCCAAAACCTGGCTAGGATCCGAGGCGATTAACTTGTTACATATTATTAGTGAGTTACTGAGCTTGGTAGAGCAGATGAATAAAAGTCTAGCTAGCCATGTGCATGGGAATACACCGCTACCAAGTAATTCTCATGAGTTTTTTGATTGTTCATTGAAAGCTGCAAGTCTTCTGAATAAGCTAAAATCTATATCTGCTTGAATAGAAGTAGCGACTTGCAGCACTTTATGATTCCAAGATTAACCGTTTTTCAATGGTTGTCAGTTTTGAGGATCCACTCGTTGGGGACGTAAGCTGTACTACCTATCAGGTCTAATAATCGATCACATTCTGTTGTTGGTGATACCCATATGAGTTCGCCAACGCTTCCTGAAAATTGACCGAGAATTTTAAAAACCGCACGTGCAGCATTGTCGTTGGATGCAATTATGCTTTTGATCGATAGCGCTGCATCAACTACATGCGCATCTTTCTGTGCAATAGCCTTCTGTGCATCTGTAACTTGAGATATTTCAATAAATTCGGATATATTTGATGTGGAAATTATATGGTCGATTTTTTTCTTGGCTGTCATTGAGGACTGCCACCTAGTGGAAAAAATAGATTTGTGTTGCTTCCACTCTTCTTTGAGTTTAGGGCAGAACACGGCTCTTGCGTCTGAGTTTAATATGGCCTGCAAAACACTGCGAGCACCTTTAGATACCGGATGCTCTGATAATCCCGCAGCTCGAGCGACATCGGCGTCTACTACGAAGCTCTGGCATTTAATTTTCATTAATCGCGGCCTCTTCAACGGCGTCGAGATATTCTTGCTCTACATCCAGAGCAACGCTGTCAAAATCTTCCGGCCAATCACCAAAAGCGCCAAACTTATCGAGCTTTGACTTCGTTATCTGTGTTTGTCCAGTTTCGGAGTCTTGTATGAACCAATTCAGGTTTACCAAATTGCCTTTAAGTAAATTCCTCGCTACTAAAATCTGAATTCCTCTTATCAGTATAGAGCTGTGAGTCTCGATGATTACATTCACGCCGCTCTCGTTGACAGCGCTTGCGATGATTTTTGAAAGTTCATATTGCGCGCGTGGATGTAGGTGAAGTTCAGGTTGCTCTATGTATACAACTTGTCCTCGCTTAGCTGTGAGTAATGCGACTAAGACGGGAAGTGTTTGTGATACTCCGAAACCAACATCAGCGATATTTACATAATCAGATTTGGTATTGTTGCACCCTTTATGTCTGGATATCAGTATTTCAAGGCGCGTATCATTGATTATAGAAACGTCGATCGAGGTGGCCAGTCCTAAATCTTTCAATTGCTGAATCAATGTGTTGAATTTTTTTTGAAGACCTCTAGTGTTTTTCCAACGGTGAATTATGCTGGCAACATATCGTTCAAAAGAGCCGGGAAATTTAGAGTCAGAAGATGCTACCTTATAAGATCTTTCTGGGTTTCCACGCAGTCCGGGGACATGAATCAAGTCGGAAGTTAGTTTTTTAAGACTTTCCGCAGGTAGTACGCCCGCCGAGAAAGGGGTGCGTTTGTTTGAGTGTAGTTTTATACCTAGAAAGCATCTATCTCTTATGACTTTCCATTCCAGTCCTTCATAATGCTCCATTATTCTTTTAAATGGGCCGAAGTTGTCCATGTTTAGTATCGGCTCAATATCAGAAGATTTCATGCCGACCCGTATTTCGGAACCTTGATGAAAGTCTCCACCACTCATAGCCATCTTATCAATGGTTATGCCACGCCTAGCACTGAATTTATAAGAGGCTTTTACTGCTTTCTCGTTATCTGTCTCTAATGTTACGCTAAATAACGAAGAGTTTGAGCCTGGCACTTTCGAAATTATTTCGCTAGAGTCTGTTAGTCTTACATTGGCGCCGTCTAATAGAAGGGAGCCCGAGTCAAACTCATTCTCAAGCGACTGCTTCATTAATAATAGTGGCTGCATAAAGCTGGACTTGCCTGAGCTATTAGCTCCAGCCAATATAGTCAAGCCACCTATCTGTATGGAGCGCGGCTCGGCTATGGATTTGTAACCTTCAATGGTGATTTTCATCGCACCTCCTTGGAAATTTTCTCTTTATATCATTGGTTTGTGTAGGAAAGAAGTACCGTCTAATTTGGAACGCGTCGATTCTCGACTTGCTTAAGGGCGCGCGTTGATGGCCAAAGGTCTTATGCCCTGAGACGACGTTGCCTCGTTCGTTGGTATCTGGGTTTAGGAGTCCTCTCGTGAAGACTCCGAATTACAACTCCTTTCCTCGAATGGCATGCACGTTTCGGGTAGCGTATCTAGAAAAAATAGATGAAAAAGCACTTATCCCCCTCCCGCCGACGGGGTTTGTGTCCTTTTTTTGTGCAAAGTCGGAAGTAATGCAAACGAAGCTGCAGCCCAAGCGGGCCGTGGGGCTCTGCGGGTGATCGGCAATTTCACAGATTGCAAAGTTTTGAAGAGAAATGCAGCGCGGCTGCACAACAGTGCGATGGGTGTACTTCAACAGCGGAAAGCTGAAGTCCCCGGCCCCATTGGGCGAAAAAATGAAAAACACCGTAATTCGTTGGTTTTCATTCTCGGATGGGCTCTTTTGAAGGCGCCTCGCTGATCAATGGCCGAAACGCGTTTCTGCTCTGGGGCCCCCGAATACTGTGGGCTGTAGCCAATGCGCCCCATTACATAGAGTTTCACACCGATTCGGAGGCGGCCAAGCGAAGGTGGGGCAGCTCATTCAGCTTCTGCAGGCGCGTGAATTCATTCTGCACGACAGGGATCAGCAGGCGTTCCAGCGCGTCACGCAGCTTTGTTGCCTGCTCCTCGGTCAACTTTTTAACCGAGCCGGTCACGCTGCTGGCGCAGAGGACGTTGGCGGGGAGGATGCCCAACGCATCCATGGAACCGTCAATGTAGCCGCCCAGGTATTCCTGCCGTTTGAACAGTACGGAGCTTTCAGGGGCTTCCTGGTAATCCCAATGAACCTCCCAGGTCGAACTGTTCTTCTTAATTTCGATGATGGGTTCCGCTGCTTGGGACGCTGGCTTACGCATGCTTGCTTCCTTTGATCAGTGCGCGGCTGAGCATTCTGAGCATTAGCTTCGAGGCGTCCGCATTTATGTTTATTTAGGTTGACCCCCAAATCCCTGTCAGATCATGGATATCTGTCAGGGAGTGCCCTGCAGGCCCCGTGTTTACTGGGGTTCAGCTCTGACAGCGGGGTTGGATGTTTGTGTCAGTTTCTCCCTCTAAAATAAAAAGCCCTTGTAAATCAAGTGCTTGAAAACAGCAAATCTGACATTGCTGTTTTGTCAGGTTTTGACAGGTCGCTGACAGCTTTCTGACAGTGATGCAAAACGCTGAAAGGCTTGAAATACAAGGGTTATAGAGGAGATGAATATAAATCTGACAAATCTGACAGGCTTTTAAGGGGTCAACCTTAATTTTTTTTCGCTTCGCATAAGGGGTGTTGGGTCATACGCGTACACATCGCAAAGGCTTTAAAACCTCGGACTCTCACACCGCGCTACTTCGACGTTTTGCCTTTCCTGCACCATTGATCCTGACGAACAATCGATGAGAAGAGTCCAATCTCATTGGTAGCTTGGGACGCTTATGGCCTGCGATTCAGGAGGGGGAGTTGAAGGCACGATTTCTTCGATCCAAAATCACGGTAATGACGAATGCAAGCCCGAACAACGGAAGCATAACGAAAACGGATGAGAATCCAGCATAGGCAAGCTCTCCGCTGGCCTTGCCTACGAAATAAACACCAGCGCTGAAAAGCGTAAATGTACTTAGGATTCTCTCAGATAACCCAAGCTTGATTGGCTTCGCAAAACCAGGTAGCGGGAGGAAAAACAGGTAGAGCCCTAGACTCAGTACGGATATGGCAGCGTAGAGAAACGCTACCAGCGGTCTTGTTTTAACATTAGACACGTCTTCAAAAATGATATCCCGCACCCCGGAGATCCGAGCTTTCGCTGTCAGATCTAATGGGCCGGAGCTCACCAGGGTAATTTTGACTTCATCGAGCGGGTTCGAAAGAAAGGGCATGACCTTCAGCTGATTATCATCAATTGATATTTTCACTGGAATATCAGGTGGCTCTGACCCTGTGATCTGCGCAGTGATCAGCTTCGCATCGTTAAGGGTGCGCACTTGGAGCGGTGTTTCGAAGCTGCCGGTCGGGATTGGCTTCGAACCGGTATTGATGATTGCCAAGGAGTAGATGTAGGGATCTTCGACTTTGGTTCCATTCACGACTATCTGTAGATCGTGAATCTTGGAATCGGAAGGGAGCTCAAGAGAGGACGAGGCGGCGAGGCGAACTGTCAACGAATAAGCAGACAAGTCTGCCTTCCAGAAATAAACAGGTACTACGACGGCGGCGATCGCCAATACCGTAGTGAGGGCGAACTTCCAATCTAGAATTTTCCCTTTCACTGCTCTCCTCCCTAGACGATCGCCTCGAAGGCATGAATGAGCGTTTCGCGCATGAGTTGTTACGTGGCTTGTTACGTATTACGCAAAAAACAAAGGCCTGCATCGCTGCAAGCCTTTGATTTTAAATGGTGCCGGCACCAGGAGTCGAACCCGGGA encodes the following:
- a CDS encoding LysE family translocator, whose protein sequence is MIEPSTLLLFAGAVLLLLMSPGPNMAFVIAHGASYGWRGGVVAALGIGAADLVLTALTAAGLAAAIAQWPPSFDLIRWAGAFYLLWMAWKAIRVRSGLPLNAAIQASLMSVFMRAMLNSLLNPKALLFFMVFLPQFVVPGSSAVARQIVTLGLVLTLIASIFHVALGLIGGMIRVYASHKGESAKWQSRSLAFVFVLLAVRLVFTSRPA
- a CDS encoding M48 family metallopeptidase, with the translated sequence MNALKLICLLVIFPLLLATLGVWERQRAAESTTAMIDYHITVDIAKQRLQALAAKDPAAEVQLVDEKISVYLALSRLVVIEAELPTAHHVNRAMRALAPWVIGLGLLAAFIGVAALAGTYWAAWRALQSREMLLQVFSQGSRLLPYVLVSHGVAMAAAVALALGFEGLAMWHIGRLASGEIKLMAVLWVIAAFCLYSIWQLLKQLRPMLRLFTPEPLELFGEVVTPEQAPGLWRQVNALAGSLGALPPEHIVVSLAQGFYVTSSEAIVQPANTLLHGRTLHVPLLYLGLLSREEIDAVIGHELAHFAGQDTDYSLRFLPIYEGVNCSLGALLDTSLSSGFIQGQLMRPLFMFGVFFMQRFDHAVNHWSRERELLADAAGARLAGHAAAASALLRVSVLHPHIEDSLLALCDAATATDLPAAVLATVCTRELQLPPEALESHQAHPTDSHPSNDERLRALNVPLEDALRSATRTVDADAANTHIDACFRTPQALREQLSRALIDVAVSENTAHTHLLETMAVSAQGEQAFHEGGRRRAVLMALLSIPFVLLGLWVMAQPWLAPERMKGTPLSAIGAGAAIAGIALIFLWLGVRRFKRAPQIALRLTPEHFVFANLAQPLPIEHIDNVTLQFMQGVWVTVELTPEAPLPVLRKTAFGVPGARVNKKKRQVLLQMAQLCVADKKIQPYEGLMLMTDYVNAFQARKILQHREG
- a CDS encoding OprD family porin, which encodes MLKQRMSLIALGILSASTAMANDQEQSKGFVEDSHLNIAARNAYISRDYKNGKQDKAEWGQGFIGKFESGFTQGTVGVGVDVIGQYAIRLDGGQGRAGAGGIDFFKQGNGTTNPDGTANPGSAPHDLAKGGAAVKFRVSNTVLKYGDQFPNVPVLAYDNSRLLSETFTGTSIVSKEIAGLQLDAGHFTKEARKSAEGTDSGRLKSIDYVGGSYKFTESLSAALYASDMEDVLKKQYVNVNYVLALPEKQSLTFDFNGYKTKLDKRFALENQGSEDARDNKIWSLGATWAVGPHSFTVAHQRSTGDTGYLYGGYRNAGGIGDGGNTILLANSYWSDFNGKDERSWQAGYGLDFSTFGVPGLTYNVAYVRGTNIDDGSNRGNGTEREIFNQFKYVVQSGPAKDLSLRARASWLRVSSNADKYNVGGNELRLFADYPINVF
- a CDS encoding VOC family protein, which encodes MFSHVTVGCADLERASVFYDAVLAPLGLIRRAVTPDGGPASACWVHPVRTLPRFYVYLPRNGLAATPGNGSMLAFHAQTPDVVRAAYTAGIEKGGTDEGSPGERPWYGEGYYGAYLRDPDGNKLHIVYRGDLEPT
- a CDS encoding TonB-dependent siderophore receptor: MSAPRLTPTTLGLSVLLSAGFACAATTLPETSISAEADEDDPRVKQTSTATRTATPVRYVPQAIDSVKTESLRAYGINDLGQALRGIPNVSSGADTRFDSLRIRGFDASNDFYLDGIRDDSQYVRDLHNIERIEVLKGPAAVLYGRGGQGGIVNRVSKLPTAGRASSIEAQGGSNDLRSLYADLSTDPTDNISLRLNMGNQDNNSFRDDVSGSRQLFAPSMSWQLTPDLNWLMQYEYSRYNRAPDRGIPGVNGRPADVSRSTTYGDSRDYIDDKTQSLRSKLAYELNDNWQLRQTLGVFKLDSDFDNTYVTAYTPATNRVTRQRWQQDLTTLNVFNNVELEGGLTTFGLEHRLLTGLELGNQRRDPKLYTATPVTPANRGGQAVPSLDLNQPNRNLSHTGPMSVSSNNHTEVDSRAVYVQDQLRLNDQWQVLAGLRYDRFEVDTTNKVLNTRQDVKSHSTSPRFGLVWTPLEHHSFYASWSKTFSPAGGGLIGITPNAAGSVNDLSPELTKQKEIGVKSDWFDDRLSTTLAIYELELYNRRTSDPLNRTITLLSGLQRSRGVELTATGKIVDNWYVRGGVGLQDAKVEKDTNGFEGKRVSDVAKRNASLFITWKPEMGWYAETGLTLVGDRYADSLNTVVLPGYGSWDALVGFRHKAWDVRAALNNIADKTYYESATSVAQIQPGEPRNLVVTGTYSF